The proteins below come from a single Cannabis sativa cultivar Pink pepper isolate KNU-18-1 chromosome 3, ASM2916894v1, whole genome shotgun sequence genomic window:
- the LOC115708648 gene encoding mini zinc finger protein 3, which translates to MKKRQVVVKRDKSSSTSTISSSVVRSTVRYGECQKNHAANIGGYAVDGCREFMANGEEGTVGALSCAACGCHRNFHRREEENEVVCEYSPAQ; encoded by the coding sequence ATGAAGAAAAGGCAAGTAGTGGTTAAAAGAGACAAGTCAAGTAGTACAAGTACTATTTCTTCTTCGGTTGTGAGGAGTACGGTGAGGTATGGTGAGTGCCAGAAGAATCACGCGGCTAATATCGGTGGCTACGCAGTGGATGGCTGCCGCGAGTTCATGGCTAACGGAGAGGAAGGGACGGTGGGGGCGCTTTCTTGCGCCGCCTGCGGATGCCACCGCAACTTTCACAGAAGGGAAGAGGAAAACGAGGTGGTTTGTGAGTATTCTCCAGCTCAATAA